A single window of Colletotrichum higginsianum IMI 349063 chromosome 8, whole genome shotgun sequence DNA harbors:
- a CDS encoding Glycosyltransferase family 20 produces MTVFIASLFLPKTVHFALPGTPQRGDALRRARTDKPKRPEADRQPSLFNPIRDITPPITPTEEVAVEDPFTNEDGFRIFPEEERKLGAPIDKGSPKWGARATQPKSRASSPPPAIIAEHSRTLEKARELGRQGVTQPRPLARSDSHDRVFAHANWRIMNADQGNGGLRNAAEAAARDGKLGEYTWVGTLGMPTDAIDGSQQKQDIEDRLATEHDMLAVFTSDKDFDGHYSHFCKQILWPVFHYQIPDNPKSKAFEDHSWKYYVNVNQAFADKIVKNWKRGDVIWVHDYHLLLVPGMVRKKLPDAKIGFFLHVAFPSSEVFRCLAVRKQLLEGMLGANLIGFQIHEYTRHFLQTCSRLLNVEATTDGLQLEDRFVDVVNLPIGIDPVSLSEHRGDNDVKTWVEIMRERYRGKKLIVARDKLDHVRGVRQKLLSYELFLNKNPEWRDKIVLIQVALSGSEKSDLDATVSDIVTRVNSSWANLAYQPVVYLKQDIDYPQYLALLTMADALMITSQREGMNLTSHEYLFCQDGEVFSEKKHGSLILSEFTGTSSLFGGNELAVNPWDYRQCADAIKKALEMGDEEKERRWRALYSAVMHHTGSHWFSEFLSRLDRVYDEQHKHDQTSVPRLNINTLAARYQRSDRRLFILDYEGTLVSWGPMNQIIPVSPQRTLDVLNELLLDERNTVYIMSGRRPEELDRLFRRVPNLGLIAENGCFLKDCGKNTWQEMADREQISSWKESVKSIMTYYLERTPGAEIEERRCSLIFHYKSAEDYESAARQASDCASHVNDACEEQRVHAIPLDGSIVVEPIDWTKSTAAEKIFEDLRIHMEPDAEHQSPVDFLMVVGDGREDEKVFRWANALGRDKVVEDVVTVSLHSRNTEAGFTLTQGVSGVLLALQKLATTQ; encoded by the exons ATGACTGTCTTCATCGCATCATT ATTCCTCCCCAAAACCGTCCACTTCGCCCTCCCCGGCACCCCACAACGGGGAGATGCTTTGCGCCGCGCCAGAACCGACAAGCCCAAACGTCCCGAAGCCGATCGCCAGCCGAGTCTCTTCAACCCGATCCGCGACATCACGCCCCCGATCACGCCGACTGAAGAAGTAGCCGTCGAAGACCCCTTCACGAACGAGGATGGCTTCCGCATCTTTCCTGAGGAGGAGCGCAAGCTTGGCGCCCCCATCGACAAGGGCTCCCCCAAATGGGGTGCTCGAGCAACCCAGCCCAAGTCGCGCGCGAGCTCGCCTCCGCCCGCCATCATCGCTGAGCACAGCCGCACCCTCGAGAAGGCCAGGGAGTTGGGCCGCCAAGGCGTCACGCAGCCTCGTCCTCTCGCTAGAAGCGACAGCCACGACCGAGTCTTCGCCCACGCCAACTGGCGCATTATGAATGCCGACCAAGGCAACGGCGGACTGCGTAatgccgccgaggccgccgcccgcgacggcAAGCTTGGCGAGTACACCTGGGTCGGCACTCTTGGCATGCCCACCGACGCCATCGATGGCTcccagcagaagcaggaCATCGAGGACCGCCTAGCCACCGAGCACGACATgctcgccgtcttcacctcGGACAAGGACTTTGACGGCCACTACTCGCACTTTTGCAAGCAGATCCTGTGGCCCGTCTTCCACTACCAGATCCCCGACAACCCCAAGAGCAAGGCCTTCGAGGACCACTCATGGAAGTACTACGTCAACGTCAACCAGGCCTTCGCCGACAAGATTGTCAAGAACTGGAAGCGCGGCGACGTCATCTGGGTCCACGACTACCACCTGCTGCTCGTCCCCGGCATGGTTCGCAAGAAGCTGCCCGACGCCAAGATCGGCTTCTTCCTGCACGTCGCCTTCCCCTCGTCCGAGGTCTTCCGATGCCTGGCTGTGCGcaagcagctcctcgagggtATGCTCGGCGCCAACCTCATCGGCTTCCAGATCCACGAGTACACCCGCCACTTCCTTCAGACCTGCAGCAGGCTGCTCAACGTCGAGGCCACCACCGACGGcctccagctcgaggaccgcttcgtcgacgtcgtcaacctgcccatcggcatcgacccCGTGAGCCTCAGCGAGCACCGTGGCGACAACGACGTCAAGACGTGGGTCGAGATCATGAGGGAGCGCTACCGCGGCAAGAAGCTCATTGTCGCTCGCGACAAGCTTGACCACGTCCGTGGTGTCCGCCAGAAGCTCCTGTCTTACGAGTTGTTCCTCAACAAGAACCCAGAGTGGCGCGACAAGATTGTTCTCATCCAGGTGGCCCTCTCCGGCAGCGAGAAGTCCGACTTGGACGCGACTGTTAGCGACATCGTCACCCGAGTCAACTCCTCCTGGGCGAACCTGGCCTACCAGCCTGTCGTCTACCTCAAGCAGGATATCGACTACCCGCAGTACCTTGCTCTGCTGACCATGGCCGACGCCCTGATGATCACGAGCCAGCGCGAGGGCATGAACCTGACGTCGCACGAGTATCTCTTCTgccaggacggcgaggtcttTTCCGAAAAGAAGCACGGCTCGCTGATCCTGTCCGAGTTCACCGGCACGTCGTCGCTCTTTGGCGGCAACGAGCTGGCAGTCAACCCCTGGGACTACCGCCAGtgcgccgacgccatcaagaaggCGCTCGAGATGGGAGACGAAGAAAAAGAACGCCGGTGGCGCGCCCTGTACTCGGCTGTTATGCACCACACCGGCTCGCACTGGTTCAGCGAGTTCTTATCGCGCCTGGACCGCGTGTACGACGAGCAGCACAAGCACGACCAGACCTCTGTCCCGCGCCTCAACATCAACACCCTGGCCGCGAGATACCAGCGCAGCGACCGCCGGTTGTTTATTCTCGACTACGAGGGCACCTTGGTTAGCTGGGGTCCGATGAACCAGATCATTCCCGTCAGCCCTCAG CGCACTTTGGACGTCCTCAATGAACTGTTGCTCGATGAGCGCAACACCGTCTACATCATGTCCGGTCGTCGCCCCGAAGAGCTTGACCGACTGTTCCGTCGGGTCCCGAACCTTGGCCTCATTGCCGAGAACGGCTGCTTCCTCAAAGACTGTGGCAAGAACACATGGCAAGAGATGGCCGACAGGGAGCAGATCTCAAGCTGGAAGGAGTCGGTCAAATCGATCATGACCTACTACCTCGAGCGTACgcccggcgccgagatcgaggagcgCCGTTGCAGCCTGATATTCCACTATAAGAGCGCCGAGGACTACGAGTCTGCGGCCCGCCAGGCTTCGGACTGCGCCAGCCATGTCAACGACGCGTGCGAGGAGCAGCGTGTCCACGCCATCCCCCTCGACGGCTCCATCGTCGTGGAGCCCATCGACTGGACCAAGAGCACTGCCGCTGAAAAGATCTTTGAGGACTTGCGCATCCACATGGAGCCCGATGCGGAACACCAGAGCCCGGTCGACTTCCTCATGGTTGTGGGAGACGGACGCGAGGATGAGAAGGTGTTCAGGTGGGCCAACGCCCTCGGTCGCGACAAAGTGGTCGAAGATGTCGTGACTGTCAGCCTGCACAGCCGCAACACCGAGGCCGGTTTTACTCTGACACAGGGTGTGAGCG GTGTGTTGCTGGCTCTTCAGAAGCTCGCCACAACCCAGTAA